A genomic stretch from Buchnera aphidicola (Brevicoryne brassicae) includes:
- the hisH gene encoding imidazole glycerol phosphate synthase subunit HisH, producing MEDIVILDTGCANLTSIKVAIEKLGYYPFITSEPSIVINSKKIFLPGVGTAAAVMKILSKKKLINIIQDFKRPVLGICLGMQLFCDFSEEGNGVKTIGIIKSSVLRLKTNNLPLPHIGWNQVLFNKSYPLFKHIPNNSRFYFVHSYIVPINKYTLSTTNYDINFSSVIQKNNFFGVQFHPEKSGHIGAQLLKNFLEM from the coding sequence ATGGAAGATATAGTAATATTAGATACTGGTTGTGCTAATTTAACTTCAATTAAAGTAGCAATTGAAAAATTAGGTTATTATCCTTTTATAACTTCTGAACCTTCTATAGTAATAAATTCTAAAAAAATTTTTTTGCCAGGAGTAGGTACAGCTGCGGCAGTAATGAAAATTTTATCTAAAAAAAAACTAATTAATATCATTCAAGACTTTAAAAGACCAGTTTTAGGTATATGCCTTGGAATGCAACTTTTTTGTGATTTTAGTGAAGAGGGTAATGGAGTTAAAACTATTGGTATAATTAAATCTTCTGTATTGCGTTTAAAAACTAATAATTTACCATTACCTCATATAGGATGGAATCAGGTTTTATTTAATAAATCATATCCATTATTTAAACATATACCAAATAATTCAAGGTTTTATTTTGTTCATAGCTATATAGTTCCAATTAATAAATATACGTTATCTACTACTAATTATGATATTAATTTTAGTTCAGTTATACAAAAAAATAATTTTTTTGGAGTTCAATTTCATCCAGAAAAATCTGGGCATATAGGCGCTCAATTATTAAAGAATTTTTTGGAGATGTAA
- the hisA gene encoding 1-(5-phosphoribosyl)-5-[(5-phosphoribosylamino)methylideneamino]imidazole-4-carboxamide isomerase, producing the protein MIIPAFDLIDGKAVRLYQGNYCHQKNYDINLYESLEQYALKGVKLIHLVDLDGAKNSKNRQLELLKKILSYTNIPIQIGGGIRNAKDIEILLNLGAKRVVIGSSAIINKDEVKEWLNNYGSDAIVLALDIHITNNSKKEIYINGWQKKTNYSLEEIIQYFFSSQLKHVLCTDISKDGTLLGPNIKLYLEIVKSFKDIEFQASGGVSALQDIISLKKTGVQNVIVGRSLLEKKFTIEEALQCWQNE; encoded by the coding sequence ATGATTATTCCTGCATTTGATTTAATTGATGGTAAAGCAGTACGTTTGTACCAAGGAAATTATTGTCATCAAAAAAATTATGATATAAATTTATATGAATCTTTAGAACAATATGCATTAAAGGGAGTTAAACTTATTCATTTGGTAGATTTAGACGGAGCAAAAAACAGTAAAAATAGACAGTTAGAATTATTAAAAAAAATACTTTCTTACACTAATATTCCAATACAAATCGGAGGAGGTATAAGAAATGCAAAAGATATAGAAATTCTTTTAAATCTTGGCGCTAAAAGGGTAGTAATTGGCTCTTCTGCTATAATAAATAAAGATGAAGTAAAAGAATGGTTAAACAATTATGGTTCAGATGCAATTGTTTTAGCTTTAGATATTCATATTACTAATAACAGTAAAAAAGAAATATATATTAATGGTTGGCAAAAAAAAACTAATTACTCATTAGAAGAAATAATTCAATATTTTTTTTCAAGTCAATTAAAACATGTATTATGTACTGATATATCGAAAGACGGAACATTATTAGGTCCAAATATTAAATTATATTTAGAAATCGTAAAATCTTTTAAAGATATAGAATTTCAAGCTTCTGGAGGAGTATCAGCATTACAAGATATTATTTCTTTAAAAAAAACTGGAGTACAAAATGTCATTGTTGGTCGTAGTTTATTAGAAAAAAAGTTTACTATAGAGGAAGCGTTACAATGCTGGCAAAACGAATAA
- the hisF gene encoding imidazole glycerol phosphate synthase subunit HisF: MLAKRIIACLDVSNGLVVKGVQFKNHEIIGDILPLSKCYANDGIDELVFYDITAATKNKLVDRTWIEKIAQIINIPFCVAGGIKSVDDAKNILSSGADKISINSSALNDPNLITKISERFGVQCTVVGIDSLYDESKKCYMVQQYTGDVNKTYQTNWKTFDWVKKVQEQGAGEIVLNMMNKDGLQEGYDLFQLSEIRSICKIPLIASGGAGNINHFYDALYYSNVDGVLAASVFHKNIVNIKLLKKFLIKKGIEIRTC; the protein is encoded by the coding sequence ATGCTGGCAAAACGAATAATAGCATGTCTTGATGTTAGTAACGGTTTAGTTGTAAAAGGGGTGCAATTTAAAAATCATGAAATTATAGGTGATATATTACCACTTTCTAAATGTTATGCAAACGATGGTATAGATGAATTAGTATTTTATGATATAACAGCTGCAACAAAAAATAAATTAGTCGATAGGACTTGGATAGAAAAAATTGCTCAAATAATCAATATACCTTTTTGTGTTGCTGGGGGAATTAAAAGTGTAGATGATGCGAAAAACATTCTATCTAGTGGTGCAGATAAAATATCAATTAATTCTTCAGCTCTAAATGATCCTAATTTAATCACGAAAATTTCAGAACGATTTGGTGTGCAATGTACGGTAGTTGGAATAGATTCTTTGTATGATGAATCAAAAAAATGTTACATGGTGCAACAGTATACAGGAGACGTTAATAAAACTTATCAAACTAATTGGAAAACTTTTGATTGGGTAAAAAAAGTTCAAGAACAAGGAGCTGGTGAAATTGTTTTAAACATGATGAATAAAGATGGATTGCAAGAAGGTTATGATCTTTTTCAACTTAGTGAAATAAGGTCTATTTGTAAAATTCCTTTAATTGCGTCAGGAGGAGCAGGAAATATAAATCATTTTTATGATGCCTTGTATTATTCTAATGTAGATGGAGTTTTAGCTGCATCTGTTTTTCATAAAAATATAGTAAATATAAAACTTTTGAAAAAATTTTTAATTAAAAAAGGAATAGAGATTAGAACATGTTAA
- the hisIE gene encoding bifunctional phosphoribosyl-AMP cyclohydrolase/phosphoribosyl-ATP diphosphatase HisIE — MLNQKDLLNLNWIKTNGMLPVIVQDYFSHEVLMHGYMNKEALLKTQKNGLVTFYSRTKNRLWTKGEKSGNYLKVIEIILDCDYDTLLVLTESTGETCHLGNNSCFFSKKYNVNILNKLENIIENRKNVDMNNSYTADLYKSGTSRIAQKVGEEAIETILAAIKKDKNELVNESADLIYHLIVLLHEQNLNFSMVLNNLKKRNEKNSNF, encoded by the coding sequence ATGTTAAATCAAAAAGATCTGTTAAATCTTAATTGGATTAAAACTAATGGTATGTTGCCTGTAATAGTACAAGATTATTTTTCTCATGAAGTTTTAATGCATGGATATATGAATAAAGAAGCTTTATTAAAAACTCAAAAAAATGGTTTAGTAACATTTTATTCTCGTACTAAAAATCGTTTATGGACTAAAGGAGAAAAATCAGGAAATTATTTAAAAGTTATCGAAATTATTCTTGATTGTGATTATGATACGCTTTTAGTTTTAACAGAATCTACAGGAGAAACATGTCATTTAGGAAATAACAGTTGTTTTTTTTCAAAAAAATATAATGTCAATATTCTTAACAAATTAGAAAATATTATAGAAAATAGAAAAAATGTAGATATGAATAATTCATATACAGCTGATTTATATAAATCTGGAACAAGTCGTATAGCACAAAAAGTTGGTGAAGAAGCTATAGAAACAATATTAGCAGCTATAAAAAAAGATAAAAATGAATTAGTTAATGAATCTGCAGATTTAATTTATCATTTAATTGTATTATTACATGAGCAAAATTTAAATTTTAGTATGGTTTTAAATAATTTAAAAAAAAGAAATGAAAAAAATAGTAATTTTTAA
- the gndA gene encoding NADP-dependent phosphogluconate dehydrogenase encodes MSKQQIGVVGMAVMGRNLALNIESKNYTVSIYNRTKSVTEDVINKNIGKNIFPYFSIKEFVNSLIKPRCILLMVQSGKATDETIKLITPYLEKEDILIDGGNTFYKDTMRRNNELSKQGINFIGMGVSGGELGALTGPSIMPGGQKKAYKLVSSMLQKISAKFKNEPCVSYIGPNGAGHYVKMVHNGIEYGDMQLIAESYFLLKHLLHMNNEELANTFSQWNKGELNSYLIDITKDIFVMKDGNENYLIDFILDVAEDKGTGKWISKNALELREPLSLITESVFSRYLSSLKEQRIAASKTLKGPNIKTCIKDKNNFIEEVRRALYLGKIISYAQGFSQLKRASEKYSWNLEYGEIAKIFRSGCIIRANFLQKITEEYSCNKTIVNLLLTPYFSKIANEYEISLRNIVIQSIKYGISIPTFAAAISYYDSYRTVNSSANLIQAQRDYFGSHTYQRTDQSGYFHTNWSIKK; translated from the coding sequence ATGTCAAAACAACAAATTGGTGTTGTAGGAATGGCAGTAATGGGACGGAATTTAGCATTAAATATTGAAAGTAAAAATTATACTGTGTCTATATATAATAGAACAAAATCAGTAACAGAAGATGTAATTAATAAAAATATAGGAAAAAATATTTTTCCTTATTTTTCTATTAAAGAATTTGTTAATTCACTTATAAAACCTAGATGTATTTTATTAATGGTACAATCAGGAAAAGCAACTGATGAAACTATCAAATTAATTACTCCTTATTTAGAAAAAGAAGATATATTAATTGATGGAGGAAATACTTTTTATAAAGACACTATGCGAAGAAACAATGAATTATCTAAACAAGGTATTAATTTTATTGGAATGGGAGTTTCTGGAGGTGAATTAGGAGCATTAACTGGTCCATCAATTATGCCAGGAGGTCAAAAAAAAGCATATAAATTGGTATCTTCTATGTTGCAAAAAATATCAGCTAAATTTAAAAATGAACCATGTGTAAGCTATATAGGTCCTAATGGTGCTGGACACTATGTGAAAATGGTACACAATGGTATTGAATACGGTGATATGCAATTAATTGCAGAATCATATTTTCTATTAAAACATTTGTTACATATGAATAATGAAGAATTGGCAAATACGTTTTCTCAATGGAATAAAGGTGAATTAAACAGTTATCTAATTGATATTACAAAAGATATTTTTGTTATGAAAGACGGAAATGAAAATTATTTAATAGATTTTATTTTAGATGTTGCAGAAGATAAAGGAACTGGAAAATGGATTAGTAAAAACGCTTTAGAACTTCGTGAGCCCCTTTCATTAATTACTGAATCTGTTTTTTCGCGTTATTTATCTTCTCTTAAAGAACAACGTATAGCTGCATCAAAAACATTAAAAGGACCCAATATAAAAACTTGTATAAAAGATAAAAATAATTTTATTGAAGAAGTTAGACGTGCTTTATATTTAGGAAAAATAATTTCTTATGCTCAAGGTTTTTCTCAGTTAAAAAGAGCTTCAGAAAAATATTCTTGGAATTTAGAATATGGCGAAATTGCTAAAATTTTTAGATCTGGATGTATTATTCGAGCAAATTTTTTACAAAAAATAACCGAAGAATATTCTTGTAATAAAACTATAGTGAATTTATTATTAACACCTTATTTTTCAAAAATAGCTAATGAATACGAAATTTCATTACGTAACATTGTTATCCAATCAATAAAATATGGTATTTCTATTCCTACTTTTGCTGCAGCAATATCATATTATGATAGTTATCGTACTGTCAATTCATCAGCCAATCTTATACAAGCTCAAAGAGATTATTTTGGTTCACATACCTATCAAAGAACTGATCAATCTGGTTATTTTCATACCAATTGGTCAATAAAAAAATAG
- the dcd gene encoding dCTP deaminase gives MRLCDKDIQKWLKRKKLIIKPYPQKELIHGITVDIHLSNKFRFFYDHIRSCIDLSDSKENTTLALKEVMSDEIVFSQEKPLFLQPGSLVLSSTLENITIPNNLVGWLDGRSSLARLGLMIHATAHRIDPGWQGNIVLEIFNAGKLTLVLRPKMKIAALSFEILSQSVSYPYNSRPEAKYKSQNGVIPSRINKE, from the coding sequence ATGCGTTTATGTGATAAAGACATTCAAAAATGGTTAAAAAGAAAAAAATTAATTATTAAACCTTATCCTCAAAAAGAACTAATTCATGGTATTACTGTTGATATACATCTTAGTAATAAATTCCGTTTTTTTTACGATCATATTAGATCTTGTATTGATTTAAGTGATTCAAAAGAGAATACAACTTTAGCATTAAAAGAAGTTATGAGTGATGAAATAGTTTTTTCTCAAGAAAAACCATTGTTTTTACAACCTGGTTCTTTAGTACTTTCCTCTACTTTAGAAAATATTACTATTCCAAATAATTTAGTAGGTTGGTTAGATGGTCGTTCTTCTTTAGCTCGTTTAGGTTTGATGATTCATGCTACTGCACATCGTATTGATCCAGGATGGCAAGGTAATATTGTTCTAGAAATCTTCAATGCTGGAAAATTAACTTTAGTATTACGTCCTAAAATGAAAATAGCTGCTCTTAGTTTTGAAATTCTTTCTCAATCAGTATCATATCCTTATAACTCTCGTCCTGAAGCTAAATACAAAAGTCAAAATGGAGTTATACCTAGTCGTATTAATAAAGAATAA
- the metG gene encoding methionine--tRNA ligase yields MSNVLRKILVTCALPYANGSIHIGHMLEHIQADIWVRYQKMLGHEVWFVSADDAHGTAIMLKSEHLGISSTDLIKQVKKEHEKDFLNFKISYDNYHSTHSIENLHLLRKTFKILNEKGLIKQKKIFQFYDNIKKIFLPDRFIKGRCPLCRSENQYGDNCEICSATYEPIDLIDPISVISGEKPILKNTKHLYFDLPFFSHMLKKWIYSGVLEDSVIKKTEEWLKEGLKSWGISRDAPYFGFKIPKFPKKYFYVWLDAPLGYISTFKNLCYKNKKLNFDKLWNKKSNYELYHFIGKDIIYFHTLFWPSILEAVSLRKPNGIFVHGYVTMNGIKLSKSRNIKLIKARDWIKFFDSDSLRYYYATKLSNKISDIEINLEDFVQKINSDIVNKLVNLASRSAGFIEKYFNGYLSNELSDIELYKYFINKSFIIQNFLENREFHSVTRESMRLIDMANKYINEKQPWKIKITKKDNKLHEICTMGINLFRIVMVFLKPILPDLASKTESFLISNLTWKDIKKPLLCHKIKKFSPLYERINSKKINELIHLCN; encoded by the coding sequence ATGTCAAATGTACTTAGAAAAATTTTAGTCACTTGTGCCTTACCTTATGCAAATGGTTCTATTCATATAGGTCATATGCTAGAACATATTCAAGCTGATATTTGGGTGCGTTATCAAAAAATGCTCGGTCATGAAGTGTGGTTTGTTTCTGCTGATGATGCCCATGGTACTGCTATTATGTTAAAATCTGAACATTTAGGAATATCTTCAACTGATTTGATTAAACAAGTAAAGAAAGAACACGAAAAAGATTTTTTAAATTTTAAAATTTCTTATGATAACTATCATTCTACACATAGTATAGAGAATTTACACTTATTAAGAAAAACATTTAAAATTTTAAATGAAAAAGGTTTAATTAAACAAAAAAAAATATTTCAGTTTTATGATAATATAAAAAAAATATTTCTTCCAGATAGGTTTATCAAAGGGCGTTGTCCTCTTTGTCGTTCAGAAAATCAATATGGTGATAATTGTGAGATATGTAGTGCAACTTATGAACCTATTGACTTAATTGATCCGATATCTGTGATATCCGGAGAAAAACCTATTTTAAAAAATACTAAGCATTTATATTTTGATTTGCCTTTTTTTAGTCATATGTTAAAGAAATGGATATACTCTGGTGTTTTAGAAGATTCAGTTATTAAAAAAACAGAAGAATGGTTGAAAGAAGGCTTAAAATCATGGGGTATTTCTAGAGATGCACCGTATTTTGGATTTAAAATACCAAAATTCCCCAAGAAATATTTTTATGTTTGGTTAGATGCTCCTCTCGGTTATATAAGTACATTTAAAAATCTTTGTTATAAAAATAAAAAATTAAATTTTGATAAATTATGGAATAAAAAATCTAATTATGAATTATATCATTTTATTGGTAAGGATATTATTTATTTTCATACTTTATTTTGGCCTTCAATATTAGAAGCAGTTTCTTTGAGAAAACCTAATGGTATTTTTGTTCATGGTTATGTTACTATGAATGGAATAAAACTATCAAAATCACGTAATATTAAATTAATTAAAGCAAGAGATTGGATTAAATTTTTTGATTCAGATAGTTTACGCTATTATTATGCTACCAAATTATCAAATAAAATAAGTGATATTGAAATCAACTTAGAGGATTTTGTTCAAAAGATAAATAGTGATATTGTAAATAAATTAGTTAATTTAGCTTCAAGAAGTGCTGGTTTTATAGAAAAATATTTTAATGGATATTTATCTAATGAATTAAGTGACATTGAACTATATAAATATTTTATAAATAAAAGTTTTATTATTCAAAATTTTTTAGAAAACCGTGAGTTTCATTCTGTCACACGAGAATCTATGAGATTAATAGATATGGCTAATAAATATATTAATGAAAAACAACCTTGGAAAATCAAGATAACAAAAAAAGATAATAAATTACATGAAATTTGCACAATGGGTATTAATTTATTCAGAATAGTAATGGTTTTTTTAAAACCAATATTACCCGATCTTGCAAGTAAAACAGAATCTTTTTTAATTTCAAATTTAACTTGGAAAGATATTAAAAAACCTTTGTTATGTCATAAAATCAAAAAATTTTCTCCATTGTATGAAAGAATAAATAGTAAAAAAATTAATGAATTAATTCATTTATGTAATTAA
- the tilS gene encoding tRNA lysidine(34) synthetase TilS: protein MIKEIIKKLKNKSFLIAYSGGLDSTVLLHQLIEIKKITPDIKIRAIYINHNLTLLAKKWIKHCKKHCKIYQIPLTIKDIDIHQNKNKTEEQLRIKRYSIIYNHLLSEEILLTGHHMNDQCETFFLSLKRGSGPTGLSSMSFETILGNKTIIRPFLNKTKKELELWANRKNLKWIEDFSNFNINHDRNYIRHNIIPVLEKRWPFFLKNCFRTIKICRKETILLNDLLLEKIQNFIKFDNSLNIKSFQNIKKETCTAFIRRWIRLQTIKMPSYKNIECIYHQMILSRKDANPKIVLDENEIRRYKKSLYFIKTPPILNSTFLFWHKKNSKLILPNNLGNLTQDNQGMSLPKPRKNQLVNIRFQYEGKILILGRDKKRKIKKIWQEKNIPPWLRNQIPLLFYNNIFISALGVFIVNTKYTNKKTWKISWKNDLKSNNNKFLFY, encoded by the coding sequence TTGATTAAAGAAATTATAAAAAAACTCAAAAATAAATCATTCTTAATAGCTTATAGTGGCGGATTAGATTCCACAGTACTTCTTCATCAATTAATTGAAATAAAAAAAATAACTCCTGATATTAAAATACGTGCTATTTATATTAATCATAATCTTACATTACTTGCAAAAAAATGGATAAAACACTGTAAAAAACATTGTAAAATATATCAAATACCATTAACCATAAAAGATATTGATATTCATCAAAATAAAAACAAGACTGAAGAACAATTGAGAATAAAGCGATATAGCATCATTTATAATCATTTGTTATCTGAAGAAATACTACTCACAGGTCATCATATGAATGATCAATGTGAAACATTTTTTTTATCTTTAAAACGAGGTAGTGGTCCAACTGGACTTTCAAGTATGTCTTTTGAGACTATACTTGGTAATAAAACAATCATCCGACCATTTTTAAATAAAACAAAAAAAGAATTAGAATTATGGGCTAATCGTAAAAATTTAAAATGGATTGAAGATTTTAGTAATTTTAATATCAATCATGATCGTAATTATATCAGACATAATATTATTCCAGTTTTAGAAAAAAGATGGCCTTTTTTTTTAAAAAACTGTTTTCGAACCATAAAAATCTGCAGAAAAGAAACAATTTTACTAAATGATTTACTTCTTGAAAAAATTCAAAATTTTATAAAATTTGACAATTCTTTGAATATTAAAAGTTTTCAAAATATAAAAAAAGAAACATGTACTGCATTTATAAGACGCTGGATTAGATTACAAACAATAAAAATGCCATCGTATAAAAACATTGAATGTATATATCATCAAATGATTTTGAGTCGTAAAGATGCAAATCCAAAAATAGTTTTGGATGAAAATGAGATAAGACGTTATAAAAAATCACTTTATTTTATAAAAACACCACCAATATTAAATAGCACCTTTTTATTTTGGCATAAAAAAAATAGTAAACTAATTCTTCCTAATAATTTAGGAAATTTAACACAAGATAATCAAGGTATGAGTCTTCCAAAGCCTAGAAAAAATCAATTAGTTAATATTCGTTTTCAGTATGAAGGAAAAATCCTAATTTTAGGAAGAGATAAAAAAAGAAAAATCAAAAAAATATGGCAAGAAAAAAATATACCTCCTTGGTTACGTAATCAAATCCCATTATTATTTTATAATAATATCTTCATTAGTGCCCTAGGAGTATTTATTGTTAATACAAAATACACAAATAAAAAAACATGGAAAATTTCATGGAAAAATGATTTAAAATCAAATAATAATAAATTTTTGTTTTACTAA
- a CDS encoding riboflavin synthase subunit alpha produces the protein MFTGIVNGIATVVSIEKKKKIHTLTVKLPSILSKNLHLGDSISHNGCCLTVKSIENHYIICDIIEETLKRTNLGNLYIGEKINIERSLKYGDEIGGHIISGHVMNTVEVSKILNFNDNYILWLKLQNKNLIKYIFYKGFICIDGISLTVGDIIKDEFCINIIPQTLFYTTIRHKTRGSLMNIEIDFYTQTIVDTTERLMNERIINVL, from the coding sequence ATGTTTACAGGCATTGTGAATGGAATTGCTACTGTTGTTTCTATAGAAAAGAAAAAAAAAATTCATACCTTAACTGTCAAACTTCCATCTATTTTATCTAAAAATTTACATCTAGGTGATTCAATTTCGCATAATGGATGTTGTTTAACTGTTAAATCTATCGAAAATCATTATATAATATGCGATATTATAGAAGAAACATTAAAAAGGACTAATTTAGGAAATTTATATATTGGAGAGAAAATAAATATTGAAAGATCGTTAAAATACGGAGATGAAATTGGTGGTCATATAATATCTGGTCATGTTATGAATACAGTTGAAGTTTCTAAGATATTAAATTTTAATGATAATTATATTTTATGGTTAAAATTACAAAATAAAAATTTGATCAAATATATTTTTTACAAAGGGTTTATTTGTATTGATGGAATTAGTTTGACTGTTGGAGATATTATTAAAGATGAATTTTGTATTAATATAATACCTCAAACTTTATTTTATACAACAATAAGACATAAAACACGTGGTAGTTTAATGAATATAGAAATTGATTTTTATACTCAAACAATTGTAGATACTACAGAACGCTTAATGAATGAAAGGATTATTAACGTTTTGTAA
- the rsxA gene encoding electron transport complex subunit RsxA, giving the protein MKHYFLFFISNILIENFILVKFLGLCPFLGASSKLNTAFGMSFATAFVVLISSVLLWLVNFFILLPLHIVYLRIIAYMLIISVSVQFLEILLRNTSPVLYRILGIFLPLITTNCTVLAIPLFSLYLNHTFLESICYGLSASLGFTLVMIIFSCIRERIVLSDIPLPFRGAPITLITVSVMSIVFMGFKGLVKV; this is encoded by the coding sequence ATGAAACATTATTTTTTATTTTTTATTTCTAATATTTTAATAGAAAATTTTATTTTAGTAAAATTTCTTGGTTTATGTCCATTTTTAGGTGCTTCAAGTAAATTAAATACTGCTTTTGGAATGAGTTTTGCAACTGCTTTTGTTGTTTTAATATCTTCAGTACTATTATGGCTAGTTAATTTTTTTATTTTATTACCTTTACATATAGTTTATTTAAGAATTATAGCGTATATGTTGATTATTTCAGTTAGTGTTCAATTTTTAGAAATTTTATTACGTAATACTAGCCCAGTTTTATATCGCATACTCGGAATTTTTCTTCCTTTAATTACAACTAATTGCACAGTCTTAGCTATTCCATTATTTAGTTTATACTTAAATCATACATTTTTAGAATCTATATGTTATGGTTTAAGTGCATCTTTAGGTTTTACTTTGGTAATGATAATTTTTTCTTGCATACGTGAACGTATAGTATTATCTGATATTCCTTTGCCATTTCGAGGTGCTCCTATTACTTTAATTACTGTAAGTGTTATGTCAATTGTTTTTATGGGATTTAAAGGTTTGGTGAAAGTTTAA
- the rsxB gene encoding electron transport complex subunit RsxB has product MLIIIIFGILSFVFGIILSFSAYKLQLNNDPMIESVNELLPQSQCAQCGYSGCYPYAKAIVRNSEKINKCTPGGASVTLKISELLNIEKPVENVFIKNEKIFDTIAWIDERNCVGCSKCALFCPVDAIIGAPNFLHTVLKDFCTGCNICLSHCPTNCIKIKKR; this is encoded by the coding sequence ATGTTGATAATTATTATTTTTGGGATTTTATCGTTTGTATTCGGAATTATATTAAGTTTTTCTGCTTATAAACTTCAATTAAATAACGATCCTATGATAGAATCAGTTAACGAATTATTACCTCAAAGTCAATGTGCTCAATGTGGATATTCTGGATGTTATCCCTATGCAAAAGCAATAGTAAGAAATTCTGAAAAAATTAATAAATGTACTCCAGGTGGTGCTAGTGTTACATTAAAAATTTCTGAGTTATTAAACATAGAAAAACCCGTAGAAAATGTTTTTATTAAGAATGAGAAAATATTTGATACAATTGCATGGATTGATGAAAGAAATTGTGTTGGATGTTCAAAGTGTGCTCTTTTTTGTCCAGTAGATGCAATTATTGGTGCACCAAATTTTTTACATACAGTTTTAAAAGATTTTTGCACAGGTTGTAATATTTGT